In Aliivibrio fischeri, the sequence CGATCTGATGAGCGAAATTTTTCAGAAGGCGAAAGCGTTAACCATTCCATATTCCATGTCGATAATGTGATCGCATAGCTTGAAAATGTACTAAAAGTAAGCATTAAAAAAATCAGTGTTCGAGTAATTCGTTGATTCATAAGTCCTCCAGAAATCGCAAGCAGTTTAATTAAAAATTTACCACTTAGCACACAAAAAAATGTTTCATTTTCATACATTGCAACGAAAGTGAGAACAATCTTAAAGCAGTGGTGAAAGTAGAATCACCCATAAAATTAGATTGATCTAGATCAAAGTATTTTGTTCTCAGATCGAGCCTAATACACCACATCTTGTGTTGCCTAGTTCAACACCCCCACTATTTAGTATTTGGAGTCACTGTGAATATAACTGTAATCAAGCGAGATGGAAGTCGCGCAGCATATAAAAGTTCTCGTATAATTGACGCTGTAAAAGGTGCTTCAGAGCAGGTGACTCCTGAGATAGAGAGTTACGCTAAATTAGTTGCTCATGCTGTTGAGATTGCATTACAGGGACAACAAGAAGTGGGCATTCGCCAGATCCAAGAACTGGTTGAAAACGAATTAATGCAAGGACCACATAAAGTACTTGCTCGTGCTTATATTGAATATCGCCATGATAGAGATATTGCTCGTGAAAAAATCAGCGTACTAAATAAGGAAATTAGTGGCCTGATTGAACAAAGCAATGCTGAGCTACTGAATGAAAACGCGAATAAAGACGGTAAAGTGATTCCAACTCAACGTGATTTATTAGCGGGTATTGTGGCTAAGCACTACGCAACTCGTCATATTTTACCTCGTGATATTGTACAAGCGCACGAACGTGGTGAAATTCATTACCACGATTTAGATTACGCACCATTTTTCCCAATGTTTAACTGTATGCTGATTGATTTAAAAGGCATGTTAACGGGTGGCTTTAAAATGGGTAATGCGGAAATTGATACACCAAAATCAATTGCAACCGCAACTGCTGTAACGGCACAAATTATTGCACAAGTAGCAAGTCATATTTATGGCGGAACTACGATCAACCGTATTGATGAAATTTTAGCGCCTTACGTAACTGTGAGTTATGAAAAAGCGTTAAAGCTTGCTGAAAAGTGGGGCATTCCTGATGCTGAAGCTTTTGCTCAAGCTCAAACAGAAAAAGAGTGTTATGACGCATTCCAATCGCTTGAATACGAAGTAAACACATTACATACAGCAAATGGACAAACACCATTTGTAACATTTGGCTTTGGTTTAGGTACGAGCTGGGAATCTAAACTGATCCAGCGCTCTATTTTAGAAAACCGTATTGCTGGCCTAGGTAAAAACCGTAAAACAGCGGTATTCCCTAAATTAGTATTTGCGATTCGTGATGGACTAAACCATAAAAAGCAGATCCAAACTACGATATTAAACAATTAGCATTAGAATGTGCGTCAAAACGCATGTACCCAGATATCCTTAACTATGACAAAGTAGTTGAAGTGACGGGTTCATTTAAAACGCCAATGGGTTGTCGTAGCTTCCTAGATTTATATGAAGAGAACGGTGAGCAAATTCACGATGGTCGTAATAACCTAGGTGTTGTTAGCTTAAACCTACCTCGCGTTGCGATTGAAGCAAAAGGTGATGTAGATACATTCTATAAACTGCTTGATGAGCGTTTAGTGCTATGTCGTCGTGCGCTAGAATCACGTATTTCTCGTTTAGAAGGTGTTAAAGCTCGTGTTGCTCCAATCCTTTATATGGAAGGGGCGTGTGGTGTTCGTCTAAAACCAGATGATGACATCATTAATATCTTTAAAAATGGTCGAGCATCTGTATCGCTTGGTTACATTGGCGTGCATGAAACAATTGAAGCACTATTTGGTAGTGATGATCATCTATATGACAATGCAGAGCTTCAAGTTAAAGCATTAGAGATTATTCAGTACCTAAAAGATGCAGTTCAAGTATGGACAAAAGAAACTGGCTTTGGCTTTAGCTTGTATGGTACTCCAAGTGAAAACTTATGTTCTCGTTTCTGTAAGCTTGATAACACACAATTTGGTGTGATTGATAAAGTGACAGATAAAGGCTACTACACAAACAGTTTCCACTTAGATGTACAGAAGAAAGTGAATCCTTACGATAAGATTGACTTTGAAATGCCATACCCAGAAATCTCAAGTGGTGGCTTCATTTGTTATGGTGAATTCCCTAACATGCAACGTAACATTGAAGCATTAGAAAACGTATGGGATTACAGCTATACGCGTGTTCCTTATTACGGCACAAATACACCGATCGATGAGTGCTACGAATGTGGTTATAACGGTGAATTTGAATGTACAAGTAAAGGCTTCACTTGTCCTAAATGTGGCAATCATGATTCAACGAAAGTATCAGTAACACGTCGTGTGTGTGGTTATTTAGGTAGCCCTGATGCACGTCCATTTAACTTCGGTAAACAAGAAGAAGTTCAACGTCGAGTGAAACATTTATAATGAACTATCACGTATATCATTCAATTGATGTGGTTAATGGACCGGGTACGCGTTGTACCCTGTTCGTTTCAGGTTGTGAGCATAACTGTAAAGGTTGCTATAACAAATCCACACTTAATCCAAATTCAGGACATCTTTTTACTAAAGAGCTAGAAGATAAGATTATTGCTGATTTGAATGATACACGTATTCCACGTAGAGGATTGTCATTGTCTGGTGGTGATCCTCTTCATCCAATGAACTGTGAATCTGTTCTTAAGTTAGTAAAACGTGTTAAATCTGAATGTGAAAATAAAGATATTTGGATGTGGACGGGCTACACCCTAAGTGAGCTAAATCCAACACAAAAAGAGATCGTAGATTTAATTGACACCTTGATTGACGGTCGTTTTGAACAAGACAAAGCGGATCCATCATTGGATTGGCGTGGTAGTAGCAATCAGATTATTTATACATTCAATGTATTGTAAGAAAATTGTAAAAATCTAAACAATAAAACGTGATATTTTCCTATCTGAATGGTAACTTAAATACATTACAGATCATAAGGATATGAAAATATGCTGCAAAACATAGCAACTCCTGCTAAAGATCCCATTCTTTCTCTTTCTATCGAATACCGAGCTGATGATCGTGATAATAAAGTCGATCTCGGCATCGGTGTTTATCGTAACGATCAAGGTTTAACACCAATCATGAAAGCCGTAAGCGATTCGGCGAAATCTATTGCAGCAGAGCAAACCACAAAAGCTTATGTTGGTCTTGCTGGTTGTGAAGTTTTTAATCAAAGCATGGTTGATTTATTGTTACGTGATACCTCAGCTTATGAGCGTGTATCTGCGATTCAAACTCCTGGAGCGAGTGGTGCTTTACGCATGCTTGCTGATTTAATTAAATCAACAGAGCCAGGTGCAACTGTTTGGATAAGTAACCCAAGTTATGTTAACCATCAGCCTGTAATGGAAGCTGCTGGCCTTAACGTTCGTCATTACACATATTTCAATCCTCTGACAAAACAAGTGGATAGCGAAGCTATGCTTGCTGACTTAGCAAACGCTGGTCCTAAAGACATTATTTTACTGCACGGTTGTTGCCATAATCCGACTGGCGCAGATATTCGTCTTTCTGATTGGATAGCTATAACAGAGTTAGCATTAAAAAATGGCTTTATTCCTTTTGTCGATATTGCATACCAAGGATTTGGTGATGGATTAGAAGCTGATGCTGCTGGTTTACGGTTTATGGCAGACCGTGTACCTCAAATGTTTATAGCAACATCATGCTCGAAAAATTTTGGTTTGTATCGTGAACGAACAGGTGCGGCGATGGTGATCGCTGGCAATATTGAGATAGCAATGAATGCTAAAGCGAAACTGCTGCAAATGGCTCGTGCGACTTATACTATGCCGCCAGATCATGGTGCTGCGATTGTTGGTCGAATTTTAAATGATGAGCAATTAACGTTATCGTGGCGCACTGAATTGGATGAGATGCAAAAACGCTTAGTTGGTTTACGAACTAACTTATGTGAAGCACTACGTAATGAAACGCAATCAGAGACATTTGATTTTATTGAACAGCATAAAGGTATGTTCTCAGTAATTGGTTTTACGCCAGAGCAGATGGCATCTTTAAAATCAGAACATGGTATTTACGCTGTGGGTGATGGTCGAATCAATATTGCAGGAATGCAAGAAAAGCACATTGAGTATATTGCTAAATCTGTTGCCTCTGTTGCAAATAAGTAACAGACAAAATAAAGATCTTAACTATACTAATGAAATATAACAGATAAACCGTAAAGGAAAACGAATGAAGATAGCAAAAAAATGGTCAACGTTACTTTTACCAATACTGCTTGCTGGTTGTATGTCAACAGCGACAACAACGCCAGAAACTGATGGCGCAACGAATCCATCAGTAGAAGAACCATCCACTAAGCCTGATGTAAAACCAGAGCAAAAACCACAAGTAGATCCAAAACCACCTGTAAAACCTGAAGCAAATGAATTAAAAACAGCGGATGGAAAACTGTTATTGGGTGAAGAAGAGTGGATTTACATTAAAGCCATCAATCATAGCGCTAAAGCTCGTATTGATACGGGAGCGACGACATCTTCTATTTCTGCTGTAGATATTGAAATGTTTGAGCGTGATGGTAAAAAGTGGGTTAAGTTTAAGTTGGCTCATAATGATAAAGAAACCAAAGAGTTTGAGTCACCTATATCACGTATTGTTACGATTCGACAATCAAGTACAGAAAAACGTACCGATCGTCCTGTGATTGAAGCTTGGGTTCAAATTGGTGATTTGAAAACTAAAACTGAATTCACTCTGAATGATCGCACACACATGACATTCCCTGTGTTACTTGGCCGTACTTTCTTCCGAGATGTTGCCGTTGTTGATGTAAGTAAGAAATATATTCAACCAAAAGTAAAAGCTGAAAAATAACGCATTTTTTATTGTAGGTTTATGAATAAAAACGCCCAATATAGATTGGGCGTTTTTTTGTTTAGTCACAGTGAAATTAAAATAACTTATAATTTGAGGCGTTTCTCTGTTCTCTGTGTGTTTGCAGTTGAGCTATTTGTTTATAAATAACGTAATAGCGACTGATATTTGCAACATAGTGAACAGGCTCTTTACTTACGTACTTCCTTGCCATTATCTCGACGTTATTAAACCAAATATTAGGGTTATAACCGTGTTTTACTGCCATTCTACGCATTTTTCGAACGTTAGCAGGGCCAGCATTATAAGCGGCTAAAGAAAAGTACATTTGGTTCTCTTCTGTTATCTCTGGTTTTAAAAAGTAACGTTTATGTACAAAATTCATATATTTAACACCAGCATGGATGTTATTTTCTAGTTCTCTGAAGTTTTTGATATTGATATAAGGTTCTCTTGCCGTCTTCGGTAAAACTTGCATGATTCCAACAGCACCCATATGTGAGACAAGACGGTTATTGAATTTGGACTCTTGATAAGCTTGAGCTGAAATCATTAACCAATCAAATTCATATTTATCCGCATATTGCTCAAAGAGCGTCGCTAAACTTTTAAATTGTTTTACTGTTTCAGGGTCTACTGCTTTTTTTAGCCACTTGGTGTTAGCAAGGTATTTTTTATAAATAACATTACCTAAAAAAGATCCTTGTCGAATGGTTCTAATGTATTTGTTTACTGCTGTTTTTAATTCTGGGCTGTTTTTTCTCATTGCCCAACCAATATTGGCGTTTTCTCTGATCGGAAGAGTTTCATATATGGTGATATTCTTCATGACTTGAGACCAAAGACGTGATTTATGACTATCGATAACCGTAATTGGTAAAATATCTTGGTTGAGCATTTCCATTAATTCATAGTCTTGTAAGTTTTCTTCTAAGAATTGAACATTGATAGGGGAGATCCCTTGGAAGATAACTGCTTATTAATTCGCTGTAAGCTCTCAAAATAGCTTGAGCTTGGTCTAACCCATACTTCTTTACCCGATAAATCTTCTAGAGATTCTAAAGGAGGTGTAGATGGTGAGCTAACGAGCCACTCTTGGCTGTTACTGATCACAGGATCACTAAAATCGACATATTGCAGTCGTTGCGGGGTAATCGTTAGGTTGGCAACGGCAAGATCACCAAAGCCTCGTTCTAAAGCGGTAAATAAGTCATCCCGAGGGATAGGGATGACTTGAACATTAACGTGAATTTTATTTTTGCGTAAATGTAATTCGAAATGATGAAGAAATTCGGCAATGATCCCTTTCGGTTGCCCTTTTTCTATGTAGTAAAAGCCAAGATCAGCAGATACTAATACTCGTATCGTTCCTTTTTCTCTAGTGCTTTCAAATCGCCAACATAAGGTGTCTGAGTTAACGGTGAAAGCTCTATTGCAAAAGCGAGCTGAGGAAGCAGTAATAATACCCAGAAAACGCGACGTAAACGATCCATGTTATGAGTCCTTGTTTAACAGTGTATTAACAATTTATGTTGAAATTAGATGAAATTCAAGTCCTCTTCATTCTATGCTCTCGGTTTACATTAGATATTATCAAAGTCGAATGTGGCTTTATTTAACGCATTACGTTGCTCTTTTTGTTCTTTTAACTGAACTATTTGTTTATAAATCACATAGTAACGACTTATGTTTGATACATAATGAACTGGTTCTTTACTGATATATTTCAACGCCATTAATTCCACATTATTGAACCAAACATTAGGGTCATAACCTTGTTCTTGCGCTTTTTTTCGAATGCGTCTTATTTTAGCAGGTCCTGCATTATAAGCGGCTAATGAGAAGTAGAGCTGATTATCTGCGGATATTTCTGGTTTATCAAAATATCGTTTATGCACAAAGCTTAAGTATTTAATACCTGCATGTATGTTGTTTTCTAAGGTATAAATATTGTCTATTTGAACATGCTTATCTTTTGCTGTGCTCGGTAAGACTTGCATGATTCCAACAGCACCTTTATGAGATACGGCTTTATTATCCAACCTAGATTCTTGATAAGCTAAGGCTGAAGTTAGCTGCCAATCTAAGTTATACATACTAGAGTAGTGTTTAAATAAATCAGACAGCTCGTAAAGCTTATCGATATTATCGGTTTGTAGAATTTTCGCTAACCACTTTTCGTCATTAAGGTATTTCTTATAAATTAAATTGCCTAGAAATGACCCTTTTTTTATTTTAGTAATGTATTGATTTACGACATTAGTTAGCTGAGGGCTATTTTTTCGTACTGCCCATGCGATATTAATATCTTGTTTTAATGGGAATTCTTCATGATATTGAATGTTAGGAATGATCTTTTTCCATAGTATTGCTCGATAGTTTTCTATTACGGTTGCTGGCAATAACTTATTTTCAACCATCTCAAGAACTTCATTATCACCTAATGATTCTTCTAAAAAATGAACATCCATAGGAGCCATATTATTTGACGTTAGTTGTTCATTAATGTTTTGAAGTGTCTCAAAGTAACTGGAGCTGCCTTTTACCCATATTTCTTTACCTGAAAGATCGGCTAGCTCAGTGATAGGGGCGTGTCCTTTAGCTGTGATTAACCACTCTTCACTGTCTTTTATTGTGGGAGTACTAAAGTCGATATGGCGTAATCGAGCTTTGGTGATCGCTAAGTGGCCAACGGCAATGTCTCCAAACCCTGCTTTTAATGACCATATTAAATCATCATCAGAGACGGGAATAATTCGAATATGAGTGTGATCATTTTTTTTCGCTAAATGACGCTCAAAGTGTGAGAGAAATTCTGAAATTATTCCGATGGGTTTACCATTACTTACTTGATAAAAACCTACTTCCATTGAAACCAGAACACGAATTACCCCTTTTTTTGATATCTCATTGTAATCACCCTTATAGGATTTGTTACTTAGAGGGGCTAGCTCAAGTGCTTCAGCGTTTATAGGTAAAATAAGTAGAGTAAAAATAACTTATGGAATAGATTCATAGTTTGTCATCCATGATACAACATGATTACAACTTATGTTTCCATACTGTTAAAGACAAGGCGTTATTTTACTGTTTTTCTGTCGTTTTATTTTTGAGACGACAACGATGAACTAAGCTACAATTAAGTGTTTAATTTATGATTATTTAAGTTTTTTTTTGAGGGGAATAGTAATAGTGAAAATGTTTAGTATTCACTAGGTGAATATAAGTCAGCAGTTTTTTTGCTGACTTATATAGATGGTTATGTTCGTTAAAGAGGGAGTTAGAATGTGAAACGAGCAGTCATCATCATTTGTCCGCCATATACGCCATTAAATTTGGCTTCTGCACCCACAGATAATTGTTCTGTTGAGTGGAATCGGAAATGAACACTACCAATATTCTTGCTGTCATTACTATCAAACAATTGACCGTATTGTGCACCTACTTCAATTTGTTGCATTAACCACACACGGAAACCGATATTAATCTCGGTAAGCATTTCATCGCCAAATTTATCACTTCCTTTGTCTTTCACGTTGTGTAGTAATAATTGACCATAAATATCAGAAAATTCGTTAACTGGACCGTTAAAACCAATACCACCGCTAATATCCCAATCACCAGAAAATTTAGTGTCTGCTTTTGCTATCAAGTGAGAGTTTTCAGTGAACTGTTGGTTAACTTGAACCCCATAAGTACCAGGACTGGTTCCAATTCGTGCTTCAAAAAAGCTGTAAGGAAAGTTATTTGCCATTGCTGTCGAAGAAGATAGCGCTGTTGCTAATAAGAACGCTTTTTTGATGAATTT encodes:
- the nrdG gene encoding anaerobic ribonucleoside-triphosphate reductase-activating protein, with the protein product MNYHVYHSIDVVNGPGTRCTLFVSGCEHNCKGCYNKSTLNPNSGHLFTKELEDKIIADLNDTRIPRRGLSLSGGDPLHPMNCESVLKLVKRVKSECENKDIWMWTGYTLSELNPTQKEIVDLIDTLIDGRFEQDKADPSLDWRGSSNQIIYTFNVL
- a CDS encoding ATP-dependent zinc protease, with product MKIAKKWSTLLLPILLAGCMSTATTTPETDGATNPSVEEPSTKPDVKPEQKPQVDPKPPVKPEANELKTADGKLLLGEEEWIYIKAINHSAKARIDTGATTSSISAVDIEMFERDGKKWVKFKLAHNDKETKEFESPISRIVTIRQSSTEKRTDRPVIEAWVQIGDLKTKTEFTLNDRTHMTFPVLLGRTFFRDVAVVDVSKKYIQPKVKAEK
- a CDS encoding transglycosylase SLT domain-containing protein, with translation MEVGFYQVSNGKPIGIISEFLSHFERHLAKKNDHTHIRIIPVSDDDLIWSLKAGFGDIAVGHLAITKARLRHIDFSTPTIKDSEEWLITAKGHAPITELADLSGKEIWVKGSSSYFETLQNINEQLTSNNMAPMDVHFLEESLGDNEVLEMVENKLLPATVIENYRAILWKKIIPNIQYHEEFPLKQDINIAWAVRKNSPQLTNVVNQYITKIKKGSFLGNLIYKKYLNDEKWLAKILQTDNIDKLYELSDLFKHYSSMYNLDWQLTSALAYQESRLDNKAVSHKGAVGIMQVLPSTAKDKHVQIDNIYTLENNIHAGIKYLSFVHKRYFDKPEISADNQLYFSLAAYNAGPAKIRRIRKKAQEQGYDPNVWFNNVELMALKYISKEPVHYVSNISRYYVIYKQIVQLKEQKEQRNALNKATFDFDNI
- a CDS encoding amino acid aminotransferase, which codes for MLQNIATPAKDPILSLSIEYRADDRDNKVDLGIGVYRNDQGLTPIMKAVSDSAKSIAAEQTTKAYVGLAGCEVFNQSMVDLLLRDTSAYERVSAIQTPGASGALRMLADLIKSTEPGATVWISNPSYVNHQPVMEAAGLNVRHYTYFNPLTKQVDSEAMLADLANAGPKDIILLHGCCHNPTGADIRLSDWIAITELALKNGFIPFVDIAYQGFGDGLEADAAGLRFMADRVPQMFIATSCSKNFGLYRERTGAAMVIAGNIEIAMNAKAKLLQMARATYTMPPDHGAAIVGRILNDEQLTLSWRTELDEMQKRLVGLRTNLCEALRNETQSETFDFIEQHKGMFSVIGFTPEQMASLKSEHGIYAVGDGRINIAGMQEKHIEYIAKSVASVANK